A window of the Acidimicrobiales bacterium genome harbors these coding sequences:
- a CDS encoding DUF1269 domain-containing protein, with amino-acid sequence MRLTGDDTSGSLVGLSFVDAFRAQEFLLAAKSLDANKHLKLNDAVIVVKNTDGRTTVQETHDLQPASSAISGAVWSGFIGLILGGPVGWVAGTVLGAGTGAAAAKVIDLGISDEWVEWFRDEVEPGTTTVVLLVEDVDRNMLVAEAARFNGAKLVMSTFEPSTMQRIGDALGSTIPVVHHDDDTAEHDTASGAADDEITSGAAGED; translated from the coding sequence ATGCGATTGACCGGTGATGACACGAGTGGTTCGTTGGTGGGGTTGTCGTTCGTCGACGCCTTCCGAGCGCAGGAGTTCCTGCTCGCCGCCAAGAGCCTCGACGCCAACAAGCACCTCAAGCTGAACGACGCCGTCATCGTGGTGAAGAACACCGATGGTCGCACCACCGTGCAGGAGACGCACGATCTCCAGCCGGCCAGCAGCGCCATCTCGGGTGCGGTCTGGTCCGGGTTCATCGGCCTCATCCTCGGCGGCCCTGTCGGTTGGGTTGCCGGCACCGTGCTCGGCGCCGGTACCGGCGCTGCCGCGGCCAAGGTCATCGATCTCGGGATCTCCGACGAGTGGGTCGAGTGGTTCCGCGACGAGGTCGAACCCGGCACCACCACCGTGGTGCTGTTGGTGGAAGACGTCGACCGCAACATGCTCGTGGCCGAGGCGGCCAGGTTCAACGGCGCGAAGCTCGTGATGTCGACCTTCGAACCATCGACCATGCAGCGCATCGGCGACGCACTCGGGTCGACCATTCCGGTCGTTCACCATGACGACGACACCGCAGAGCACGACACCGCCTCTGGCGCCGCAGACGACGAGATCACCTCCGGCGCCGCCGGAGAGGACTGA
- a CDS encoding HAD-IA family hydrolase — MSNTPTTPFDWSPHPLDWQRAAGVLFDLDGVITPTALVHERAWKALFDWFLEQRGADHDVADRSPFTVDDYLRYVDGKPRYLGVRSFLESRGVHLPEGTPDDEPGHETVCALGNRKNIEFNQIIEVDGVDAYPGSLALLDHLDSLGVAQAIVSSSKNAVPVLAAAGLGGRFEIIVDGLVSAELGLHGKPAPDAFLLGAERLGVDPAQTIVVEDATSGVAAGAAGGFGLVIGVDRGSFTDELLANGASFVVKDLGELVP, encoded by the coding sequence GTGAGCAACACTCCCACCACCCCCTTCGACTGGTCGCCCCACCCACTCGACTGGCAGCGTGCCGCCGGCGTGCTGTTCGACCTCGACGGGGTGATCACTCCGACGGCGCTGGTGCACGAACGAGCCTGGAAGGCACTGTTCGACTGGTTCCTCGAGCAGCGCGGCGCCGACCACGACGTGGCCGACCGCTCACCGTTCACCGTCGACGACTACCTGCGCTACGTCGATGGCAAGCCCCGCTATCTCGGCGTCCGGTCCTTCCTCGAATCACGCGGGGTCCACCTCCCCGAGGGCACACCCGACGACGAGCCCGGCCATGAGACGGTCTGCGCACTCGGCAACCGCAAGAACATCGAATTCAACCAGATCATCGAGGTCGACGGGGTCGACGCCTATCCCGGTTCGCTCGCCCTGCTCGACCACCTCGACTCACTCGGTGTCGCCCAGGCCATCGTGTCGTCATCCAAGAACGCCGTCCCGGTGCTCGCGGCGGCCGGGCTCGGCGGCCGCTTCGAGATCATCGTCGACGGTCTCGTCAGCGCCGAGCTCGGCCTGCACGGCAAGCCGGCTCCCGACGCCTTCCTGCTCGGCGCCGAACGGCTCGGGGTCGACCCGGCGCAGACGATCGTCGTCGAAGACGCCACCTCGGGCGTGGCAGCCGGAGCCGCCGGTGGCTTCGGCCTGGTGATCGGCGTCGACCGGGGCTCGTTCACCGACGAGCTGTTGGCCAATGGCGCCTCGTTCGTCGTCAAGGACCTGGGCGAATTGGTGCCCTGA
- a CDS encoding VOC family protein gives MAELNAITLRTTDMAAAIEFYELIGCTTVYGGPDTDFATMAIDDFVPGSATNFINLTVERAELGPPSFWGRYIIFVDDPDAHYDRLVAAGRTPMMAPSNAMWGERYFHILDPDGHEVSLARRFHEGERPDR, from the coding sequence GTGGCTGAGCTCAACGCCATCACGCTGCGCACCACCGACATGGCGGCAGCCATCGAGTTCTACGAGCTGATCGGCTGCACCACGGTCTACGGCGGCCCGGACACCGACTTCGCCACGATGGCCATCGACGACTTCGTCCCGGGGTCGGCCACCAACTTCATCAACCTCACGGTCGAACGGGCCGAGCTCGGTCCGCCCTCGTTCTGGGGCCGCTACATCATCTTCGTGGACGATCCCGACGCACACTACGACCGCCTCGTCGCTGCCGGTCGCACACCGATGATGGCGCCGAGCAACGCCATGTGGGGCGAGCGCTACTTCCACATCCTCGACCCCGACGGGCACGAGGTCAGCCTGGCCCGACGGTTTCACGAAGGTGAACGTCCCGATCGATAG
- a CDS encoding LLM class flavin-dependent oxidoreductase, which produces MSPTNEHTTVDGVSIDPSSIDQRAKIDPASMPLSVLDLAIVAKGTTSAQALGEATEMVKVADRLGYRRFWVAEHHNMSSVASTNPPVLMAHLAAHSERIRVGSGGVMLPNHAPLVVAEQFALLEALNPGRIDLGIGRAPGTDRNTAAALRRSVQGLDEDFPRHLLDVMGLLGDERVEEGLFKHFRATPVATSAPVVWLLGSSGFSAQLAGVLGLPFAFANHFDMGGTEQAAQIYLDHFEPSVVLDAPHLMVSATVVVGATPEEADYLAAPSKLRRFALRTGQPVELVGPDEAMAHPNFATATSMPSNSLVGTAETVVEGLRQLRARTAADELMLYPVAHALEHRVASLEGIAAQWSTT; this is translated from the coding sequence GTGTCCCCAACCAACGAGCACACGACCGTCGACGGCGTTTCGATCGATCCGAGCTCGATCGACCAGCGAGCGAAGATCGACCCGGCCTCGATGCCACTGTCGGTGCTGGATCTGGCCATCGTCGCCAAGGGCACCACCAGCGCTCAGGCGCTCGGCGAGGCAACCGAGATGGTCAAGGTCGCCGACCGATTGGGCTATCGCCGGTTCTGGGTGGCCGAGCACCACAACATGTCGAGCGTCGCATCGACCAACCCGCCGGTGCTGATGGCGCACCTCGCGGCCCATTCCGAGCGCATCCGTGTCGGCTCGGGCGGGGTCATGCTCCCCAATCATGCGCCGCTCGTGGTCGCCGAACAGTTCGCCCTGCTCGAAGCACTCAACCCCGGCCGCATCGACCTCGGCATCGGTCGGGCGCCGGGCACCGACCGCAACACCGCTGCGGCACTTCGACGCTCGGTTCAGGGGCTCGACGAAGACTTCCCTCGTCACCTGCTCGACGTCATGGGTCTGCTCGGCGATGAGCGGGTCGAGGAAGGATTGTTCAAGCACTTCCGGGCGACGCCAGTGGCGACCTCGGCGCCGGTGGTGTGGCTGCTCGGCTCGAGCGGGTTCAGCGCCCAGCTCGCCGGTGTGCTCGGCCTCCCGTTCGCCTTCGCCAACCACTTCGACATGGGTGGCACCGAGCAGGCGGCCCAGATCTACCTCGACCACTTCGAGCCGTCGGTCGTGCTCGACGCTCCGCATCTCATGGTCTCGGCCACCGTCGTCGTCGGCGCAACACCAGAGGAGGCCGACTACCTGGCCGCGCCGAGCAAGCTCCGGCGGTTCGCGCTCCGCACCGGACAACCGGTCGAGCTGGTCGGCCCCGATGAAGCCATGGCCCATCCGAACTTCGCCACCGCCACCTCGATGCCGAGCAACTCTCTCGTCGGCACCGCTGAGACCGTGGTCGAGGGGCTGCGTCAGCTCCGGGCTCGAACGGCAGCCGACGAGCTGATGCTCTACCCCGTCGCCCATGCGCTCGAGCATCGTGTCGCCTCCCTGGAGGGCATCGCTGCCCAATGGTCGACGACGTGA
- a CDS encoding M81 family metallopeptidase — protein MRIAIGGIVHETNSYAVDSFGMTSLSSFGVRRDERILRYEGTRTFIGGMIAGARAAGHEVVPTLHAFAQPSGTIEAETYSLLRDELVERIEAALPLDAVVLDTHGAGIVEGIDDLEADLGASIRSVIGESIPLLTTLDLHGSITEEMNEVYDYLLGVYEYPHVDMYERGVEAIEAVPRLASGEWRPETVVERLPLLIPTSTTDRGVAAELRDRCLAATNEPGVLRAAFFHGFPYTDIPQAGSSIVVSTNGDPELARAVAQRLAAEVWQRREEFRGESLTPELALRRAMDLVAVKGGPVVVNDTADNPGGGTPGDATHVLRALVEANPARACFATIFDPMVAQQAHEAGPSSVIRVSLGGKHDQLHGAPLELDVYVKCVTDGRFIYSSPMLAGVAADYGRSARLQVGGRDGLDVIVVSERSQVFDREVFALHGIDVETYGLVVLKSSQHFRAGFADLATEIVTADSPGLTTLRVQNFEHARADGPRWPIDPEAEWPIL, from the coding sequence ATGCGAATCGCCATTGGAGGAATCGTCCACGAGACCAACAGCTACGCCGTCGACTCGTTCGGGATGACGTCCTTGTCGTCCTTCGGCGTACGCCGCGATGAGCGGATCTTGCGATACGAGGGCACGCGCACCTTCATCGGCGGCATGATCGCCGGCGCACGGGCGGCGGGGCACGAAGTGGTGCCGACGCTGCACGCCTTCGCCCAACCGTCGGGGACGATCGAAGCCGAGACGTATTCGCTGCTGCGGGACGAGCTGGTCGAGCGGATCGAGGCTGCGTTGCCGCTGGATGCCGTCGTGCTCGACACCCATGGCGCAGGCATCGTCGAAGGCATCGATGACCTGGAGGCCGATCTCGGTGCCTCGATCCGATCGGTGATCGGCGAATCGATTCCGCTGCTGACCACCCTCGACCTCCACGGCAGCATCACCGAGGAGATGAACGAGGTCTACGACTACCTGCTCGGCGTCTACGAGTACCCGCATGTCGACATGTACGAGCGAGGAGTCGAGGCGATCGAGGCCGTTCCTCGGTTGGCCTCGGGTGAGTGGCGGCCCGAAACCGTCGTCGAACGCCTTCCGCTCCTGATTCCGACGTCGACGACCGACCGCGGCGTTGCGGCCGAACTCCGGGATCGCTGTCTCGCAGCGACAAACGAACCGGGTGTCCTGCGTGCCGCGTTCTTCCACGGATTCCCCTACACCGACATTCCGCAGGCCGGTTCATCGATCGTCGTATCGACCAACGGCGATCCCGAACTGGCCCGTGCGGTGGCCCAGCGTCTCGCCGCCGAGGTCTGGCAGCGGCGCGAGGAGTTCCGGGGTGAGTCGTTGACCCCAGAGCTCGCACTGCGCCGAGCGATGGATCTGGTCGCTGTGAAGGGCGGGCCGGTGGTCGTCAACGACACCGCCGACAACCCCGGCGGAGGCACGCCGGGCGACGCAACGCACGTACTGCGAGCGCTGGTGGAGGCCAACCCGGCGCGGGCCTGCTTCGCCACGATCTTCGATCCAATGGTCGCCCAGCAGGCACACGAGGCCGGGCCGAGTTCGGTCATTCGAGTATCGCTTGGTGGGAAGCACGACCAGTTGCACGGTGCGCCGCTCGAGCTGGACGTCTACGTGAAATGCGTGACCGATGGCCGATTCATCTATTCCTCGCCGATGCTGGCTGGGGTGGCGGCGGACTACGGGCGGTCGGCTCGCCTGCAGGTCGGTGGCCGGGACGGGCTCGACGTGATCGTCGTGTCGGAACGCTCGCAGGTCTTCGATCGTGAGGTCTTCGCCCTTCACGGCATCGACGTCGAGACCTACGGCCTCGTGGTGCTCAAGAGCAGCCAGCACTTCCGCGCCGGATTCGCCGACCTCGCGACCGAGATCGTGACCGCCGACAGCCCGGGGTTGACAACGCTCCGGGTCCAAAACTTCGAGCATGCTCGCGCTGACGGACCGAGGTGGCCGATCGACCCCGAGGCCGAATGGCCGATCCTCTGA
- a CDS encoding DUF2332 domain-containing protein, translating to MSIDLHFPPDLEQLRAVWLRFARDECGTYTPLYRSICETVADRAEVLQVTADGPSHARQPNLLLAAVHALVLRHRASGPATRDPALDRLCEIYESGRSDDAGEGFVDVVLSHRDEVARLLATRFTQTNECGRSAPLSLALHSVAESYVGTGAGPAGLALIDAGCSAGLNLAVDRYRIDFGDDGAFGPSGGPLVASELRGPHVHSMLPLPESLVCIGWRVGLERAPVDLSDDEAVTWMQACLWPDQPHRLERAAQAFTQLRSNPPRIEQGDMVDDLTSLIDQAPADLLVTVLTSWAAAYLRPADRERLVEVLRAASVNRPIVWLSMEFPGVAPGLALPDFTVDTPTSPSLVGALHFDRGEIEPRTIGWTHPHGAWFAPAASPV from the coding sequence ATGTCGATCGATCTTCACTTCCCGCCCGACCTCGAGCAGTTGCGGGCAGTGTGGCTGCGGTTCGCTCGCGACGAATGCGGGACTTACACCCCGCTGTACCGCTCGATCTGCGAGACAGTCGCCGACCGGGCCGAGGTGCTGCAGGTCACCGCCGACGGTCCGTCGCACGCTCGCCAGCCCAACCTGTTGCTGGCCGCAGTACACGCCTTGGTGCTGCGACACCGGGCAAGTGGGCCGGCGACTCGCGACCCAGCGCTCGACCGGCTGTGCGAGATCTATGAGTCGGGTCGCAGCGACGATGCCGGAGAAGGCTTTGTCGACGTGGTGCTCTCGCACCGTGACGAGGTGGCTCGACTGCTGGCGACCAGATTCACCCAGACCAACGAATGTGGGCGAAGTGCACCGCTGTCGCTCGCGCTCCACTCCGTCGCCGAGTCGTATGTGGGCACCGGTGCGGGGCCAGCAGGCTTGGCCCTCATCGATGCCGGTTGTAGCGCCGGCCTGAACCTCGCGGTCGATCGCTACCGGATCGACTTCGGCGACGACGGCGCATTCGGTCCGAGCGGTGGACCGCTCGTCGCGTCCGAGCTGCGGGGACCGCACGTGCATTCGATGCTTCCGCTTCCCGAATCGCTCGTCTGCATTGGTTGGCGAGTCGGGCTGGAGCGGGCGCCGGTCGATCTGTCCGACGATGAGGCCGTCACCTGGATGCAGGCTTGTCTCTGGCCTGATCAACCGCACCGGCTCGAGCGTGCCGCTCAGGCCTTCACCCAGCTCCGGAGCAACCCACCTCGCATCGAGCAGGGTGACATGGTCGACGACCTGACCTCACTGATCGACCAGGCACCTGCCGACCTCCTGGTCACGGTGCTCACCTCTTGGGCGGCCGCGTATCTGCGCCCCGCCGACCGGGAGCGCCTGGTCGAGGTGCTGCGGGCTGCCTCGGTAAACCGGCCGATCGTGTGGTTGAGCATGGAGTTCCCGGGTGTCGCTCCGGGTCTGGCGCTGCCCGACTTCACGGTCGACACACCGACGAGCCCGAGTCTCGTCGGTGCGCTTCACTTCGATCGAGGCGAGATCGAGCCGAGGACCATCGGCTGGACCCACCCCCACGGCGCCTGGTTCGCCCCAGCGGCTTCCCCCGTCTGA
- a CDS encoding glycosyl hydrolase family 65 protein, with protein MLRHDTPLHLPTPRFDTSDPWRLVETEYDGSDLGLTETLFALGNGYLGMRANPEEGREAHSHGTVLNGFHETWPIQHAENAYGFATTGQTIVNVPDAKVMKIYVDDEPLLLGEADLDHYERVVDFRAGTLTRDLVWRTPSGGRVQIRTQRLISFEYRHLAVASVEITALDASAPIVISSQLLNRQDGEDEYHVRSAALGEGMDPRKSRRFGRRVLVPQIQRHDGDDVVLGYRCAESGMTVSVGYRHLVECDCDVETDTVVSADHAKTVFSIELAQGQTVKLSKIISYHSSRGVPAEELADRCQRTIARAISVGLDTVFDAQRTWLDDFWRRSDIQIDDGGDGSLAADQQAIRWNLWQLAQASARTQEQGIAAKGVTADGYEGHYFWDTEVYVLPFLAVTHPELARKLLRFRWKLLPLARERARTLNQNGALFPWRTINGEEASAYYAAGTAAYHINAAIAFAIERYMDATDDLDFLADEGAEVLTETARLWEDLGFYTTNGSVKFRIHGVTGPDEYTAVVNDNLYTNVMARFNLRFAANTVERLKAERPADYQRLVRKTGLTDDEVVAWNRAADHMFLPFDADLGIHPQDDSFLEREPWDFEDTPDEKYPLLLHFHPLVIYRHQVLKQADVVLAMYLRADHFTDDQKRRNFDYYDPITTGDSSLSACVQAIVAAQIGRDELAYEYFRQALYVDLADTHGNASDGVHIASTAGVWAGVVFGFGGLSFDGDALRFTPNLPEAWSAARFRMMRFGTQIEVELAKDGSCTVTSLEGPSLKVGTATETFELAPGATLTLPATTAD; from the coding sequence ATGCTTCGACACGACACGCCGCTCCACCTGCCGACGCCACGCTTCGACACGAGTGACCCGTGGCGCCTGGTCGAGACCGAATACGACGGCTCCGACCTGGGTCTGACCGAGACCCTGTTCGCCCTCGGCAACGGCTACCTCGGCATGCGGGCCAATCCCGAGGAAGGCCGCGAGGCCCACAGCCACGGCACCGTGCTCAATGGCTTCCACGAAACCTGGCCGATCCAGCACGCCGAGAATGCCTACGGCTTCGCCACCACCGGTCAGACGATCGTCAACGTGCCCGACGCAAAGGTGATGAAGATCTACGTCGACGACGAGCCCCTGCTCCTCGGTGAGGCCGACCTCGACCACTACGAGCGGGTTGTCGACTTCCGGGCAGGAACGCTCACCCGAGACCTCGTCTGGCGCACCCCGAGCGGCGGTCGAGTACAGATCCGCACGCAGCGCCTGATCAGCTTCGAGTATCGCCATCTCGCCGTGGCCTCGGTCGAGATCACCGCGCTCGACGCCTCGGCGCCGATCGTCATCTCGTCCCAGCTCCTCAACCGACAAGACGGTGAAGACGAGTACCACGTCCGTTCGGCGGCGCTGGGTGAGGGCATGGATCCCCGAAAGTCCCGCCGGTTCGGCCGCCGGGTGCTCGTCCCGCAGATCCAGCGTCACGACGGCGACGACGTCGTTCTCGGCTACCGGTGCGCCGAGAGCGGGATGACCGTCTCGGTTGGTTATCGCCACCTGGTCGAGTGTGACTGCGATGTCGAGACCGACACCGTCGTCTCGGCCGATCACGCCAAGACCGTGTTCTCGATCGAGTTGGCCCAGGGCCAGACGGTCAAGCTGTCGAAGATCATCTCGTACCACTCGTCGCGCGGCGTTCCCGCCGAGGAACTCGCCGATCGCTGCCAGCGCACTATCGCCCGTGCCATCAGCGTTGGACTCGACACCGTCTTCGACGCCCAGCGAACCTGGCTCGACGACTTCTGGCGCCGCAGCGACATCCAGATCGACGACGGCGGCGACGGCTCGCTTGCCGCCGACCAGCAGGCGATCCGGTGGAACCTGTGGCAGCTCGCCCAGGCGTCCGCTCGAACGCAGGAACAGGGCATTGCCGCCAAGGGCGTCACGGCCGACGGCTACGAAGGCCACTACTTCTGGGACACCGAGGTCTACGTCCTTCCGTTCCTCGCCGTGACGCACCCCGAACTGGCCCGCAAGCTCCTCCGGTTCCGTTGGAAGCTGCTGCCGCTCGCTCGGGAGCGAGCCCGCACGCTGAACCAGAACGGGGCGCTCTTCCCCTGGCGGACGATCAACGGTGAGGAAGCGTCGGCCTACTACGCCGCCGGTACTGCGGCCTATCACATCAACGCCGCCATCGCGTTCGCCATCGAGCGCTACATGGACGCCACCGACGACCTCGACTTCCTCGCCGACGAAGGTGCCGAGGTGCTCACCGAGACGGCTCGGCTGTGGGAGGACCTCGGCTTCTACACCACCAACGGATCGGTGAAGTTCCGCATCCACGGGGTAACCGGTCCCGACGAATACACCGCCGTGGTCAACGACAACCTCTACACGAACGTGATGGCGCGGTTCAATCTCCGCTTCGCCGCCAACACCGTCGAACGGCTGAAGGCCGAGCGACCCGCCGACTACCAGCGTCTGGTTCGCAAGACGGGCCTCACCGACGACGAGGTGGTGGCCTGGAACCGGGCCGCCGACCACATGTTCCTTCCCTTCGACGCCGACCTCGGCATCCACCCCCAGGACGACAGCTTCCTCGAGCGAGAGCCCTGGGACTTCGAGGACACACCCGACGAGAAGTACCCGCTGTTGCTGCACTTCCACCCGCTGGTCATCTACCGGCATCAGGTGCTGAAGCAGGCCGACGTCGTCCTCGCCATGTACTTGCGGGCCGACCACTTCACCGACGACCAGAAGCGTCGCAACTTCGACTACTACGACCCGATCACCACCGGCGACTCGTCACTGTCGGCGTGTGTGCAGGCGATCGTGGCCGCCCAGATCGGGCGTGACGAGCTGGCGTACGAGTACTTCCGCCAGGCGCTCTATGTCGACCTCGCCGACACCCACGGCAACGCGTCCGACGGGGTGCACATCGCGTCGACCGCCGGCGTGTGGGCCGGTGTGGTGTTCGGCTTTGGTGGGCTGTCGTTCGACGGTGACGCGCTGCGGTTCACACCCAATCTGCCCGAGGCATGGTCGGCGGCACGATTCCGGATGATGCGGTTCGGCACGCAGATCGAGGTCGAGCTGGCCAAGGACGGTAGCTGCACCGTCACCTCCCTCGAGGGCCCGAGCCTCAAGGTCGGCACGGCGACCGAGACCTTCGAGCTCGCTCCGGGCGCCACGCTCACCCTCCCGGCGACGACGGCCGACTGA
- a CDS encoding amidohydrolase family protein, with translation MHDLVITNGTVVDGTGAERFMADIAIDNDTITAIGTDLGPARRTIDAAGMIVTPGWVDIHTHYDGQLTWDPDLAPSSINGVTSLVVGNCGVGFAPAHPTNRQYLIELLEGVEDIPGAALAEGLQWEWESFPEFLDALERREWPIDIGTQVPHAALRYYVMGDDGADLEIAADADQIATMALLCEEAIAAGALGFTTSRTIAHRTSTGRRIGTLKASTDEVLGIASALSKLDRGVIQLISDAYQSDDDELVDAEIDLLRRLATETGRPISFTVQQNDDTPNRFRELLDAIGQWNEAGAHAKAQVAIRPIGVLIGLNASANPLNFSATYVAMAGMSKQERLAELAKPEVKAAILAEHGAADPKLFARIIHSAYDRMYPLADVPDYEPTPENSVAGLAEAQGRPASEVLYDLLLDNDGERLLYIPLMNYANGDLDDVREMMTSSNSIFGLSDAGAHCNAISDGSMPTTAITHWTRDRSRGELIPLEDVVHRQTQATAQHVGWTDRGVLAPGMLADINVIDHDKLRVMAPHLVADLPAGGTRLMQRVEGYKATIKRGVVTVLDDELTGERPGRLQRG, from the coding sequence ATGCATGATCTCGTCATCACCAATGGGACCGTGGTGGATGGCACTGGAGCCGAGCGCTTCATGGCCGACATCGCCATCGACAACGACACCATCACCGCGATCGGGACCGATCTCGGGCCAGCTCGGCGGACCATCGACGCCGCGGGCATGATCGTCACGCCGGGGTGGGTCGACATCCACACCCACTACGACGGCCAGCTCACGTGGGACCCCGACCTCGCTCCGTCGTCGATCAACGGCGTCACCTCGCTCGTCGTCGGTAACTGCGGCGTGGGTTTCGCTCCGGCCCACCCGACCAACCGGCAGTACCTGATCGAACTGCTCGAAGGAGTCGAAGACATCCCCGGCGCCGCACTCGCCGAGGGTTTGCAGTGGGAGTGGGAGAGCTTCCCCGAGTTCCTCGATGCACTCGAGCGGCGGGAGTGGCCAATCGACATCGGTACACAGGTGCCGCACGCCGCGCTCCGTTACTACGTGATGGGTGACGACGGCGCCGACCTCGAGATCGCCGCCGACGCCGACCAGATCGCCACCATGGCGCTGCTGTGCGAAGAGGCCATTGCGGCGGGCGCCCTCGGGTTCACCACGTCGCGCACCATCGCCCACCGCACGAGCACCGGTCGACGCATCGGCACGCTCAAGGCTTCCACCGACGAGGTCCTCGGCATCGCCTCGGCGCTGTCGAAGCTCGACCGTGGTGTCATCCAGCTGATCTCCGACGCCTACCAGTCCGACGACGACGAGCTGGTCGACGCCGAGATCGACCTGCTGCGGCGTCTCGCGACCGAGACCGGTCGCCCGATCAGTTTCACGGTCCAGCAGAACGACGACACACCCAACCGGTTCCGCGAACTGCTCGATGCGATCGGCCAGTGGAACGAAGCCGGTGCACATGCCAAGGCGCAGGTGGCCATTCGCCCCATCGGCGTACTGATCGGACTCAACGCGTCGGCCAACCCGCTGAACTTCAGCGCCACCTATGTGGCGATGGCCGGAATGTCGAAGCAGGAGCGCCTGGCCGAACTGGCCAAGCCCGAGGTGAAGGCGGCGATCCTTGCCGAGCACGGTGCCGCCGATCCCAAGCTGTTCGCCCGGATCATCCATTCGGCATACGACCGCATGTACCCGTTGGCCGATGTGCCCGACTACGAACCGACGCCGGAGAACTCGGTCGCCGGTCTGGCCGAGGCCCAGGGCCGACCGGCGAGTGAGGTGCTCTACGATCTCCTGCTCGACAACGACGGCGAGCGTCTGCTCTACATCCCGCTGATGAACTACGCCAACGGCGACCTCGACGACGTGCGCGAGATGATGACCTCGTCGAACTCCATCTTCGGTCTGTCCGACGCCGGTGCCCACTGCAACGCCATCTCCGACGGCTCGATGCCGACCACGGCAATCACCCACTGGACGCGAGATCGCTCACGCGGTGAGTTGATTCCGCTCGAAGACGTCGTGCATCGCCAGACCCAGGCGACGGCTCAGCACGTCGGCTGGACCGACCGTGGCGTCCTCGCTCCAGGGATGCTGGCCGACATCAACGTGATCGACCACGACAAGTTGCGGGTGATGGCGCCCCACCTCGTGGCTGATCTGCCGGCCGGCGGCACCCGACTGATGCAGCGGGTCGAGGGCTACAAGGCCACGATCAAGCGAGGCGTGGTCACGGTGCTCGACGACGAGCTCACCGGCGAACGCCCGGGCCGCCTCCAGCGAGGCTGA
- a CDS encoding Type 1 glutamine amidotransferase-like domain-containing protein, which produces MTGPIGLVGSGEFLACSDVIDGALLDRVSGRAARAVIIPTAAGQEGPTSVGSWLDKGIAHFDRLGLEPVPLSIIDRVGADDPANAEQIGDASIIYFSGGNPAYVIETMRNTLVWAAVLAAWRDGAALAGCSAGAMMMGSVTASPRQAGLVTGLGVFADLCVIPHFDRFDSFRPGMTDSILGSVAPGTTVIGVDEETGLVVHDGESFVMGRRAVWSLTSEGRTGWHHGDSTTLRLSIADTD; this is translated from the coding sequence ATGACCGGTCCGATCGGTCTCGTCGGCAGTGGGGAATTCCTCGCGTGCTCCGACGTGATCGACGGCGCACTGCTCGATCGGGTGTCGGGCCGCGCGGCCCGGGCCGTCATCATCCCGACGGCTGCGGGGCAGGAGGGGCCGACCAGCGTCGGTTCCTGGCTCGACAAAGGCATCGCCCACTTCGACCGACTCGGGCTCGAACCGGTCCCGCTGTCGATCATCGATCGCGTAGGAGCCGACGACCCCGCCAACGCCGAGCAGATCGGTGATGCGTCGATCATCTACTTCTCGGGCGGCAACCCGGCGTACGTCATCGAGACGATGCGCAACACGCTCGTGTGGGCTGCGGTGCTCGCCGCGTGGCGAGACGGTGCTGCGCTCGCCGGTTGCTCGGCCGGCGCCATGATGATGGGCTCGGTCACTGCGTCGCCCCGCCAGGCCGGCCTCGTCACGGGCCTCGGGGTGTTCGCTGACCTCTGCGTCATCCCCCACTTCGACCGCTTCGACTCGTTTCGCCCCGGCATGACCGACTCGATTCTCGGCTCGGTTGCCCCCGGCACCACGGTGATCGGCGTCGACGAGGAGACCGGGCTCGTCGTCCACGACGGCGAGTCGTTCGTGATGGGCCGCCGAGCGGTCTGGTCACTCACGAGCGAGGGTCGCACCGGCTGGCACCACGGCGACTCGACGACCCTCCGCCTCAGCATCGCAGATACCGACTGA